Part of the Chitinophaga parva genome is shown below.
CCTTGTGTTCAGCTTAATGATAATACCCAGTTTTTCCAGGGTACGGTAAGCCCGCTCATGCGACTTGTCACTCATAGGTGCCAGCAGGTTTGGAGAGGCATCCACGATGTAGATGGCCGTTTCCTGCGGATCTATCTCGGGATAGTCTTTGCGGAGCATGAACTTGCGCAGCTCTGCCAGCATACCTGCCATTTCCACACCGGTGGGACCTCCGCCGGCAATCACGGTGGTGAGCATTCTTTTGCGCAGCACCGGGTTGGTTTCAATCGAAGCCCTTTCCAGGCCCCGGATCAGTTCATTACGCATGAACAGTGCATCGTCAATACCTTTCAGCGGAAAGGCATGCCTGCGCGCGCTTTCGTTCTCAAAAAAATTGGTCTTGGTACCAGCCGCAAATACAAGGTAATCGTAGGCCAGCACCGCACCGTCATTGAGGGTAACCGTATGTTGTACGGGATCAGCCTTCACTACTGCGCCCATCCGGAATTTAACGCTCTTCTTGCGCAGCAGCTTGCGGAAGGGATAACTGATACTGGCAGGTTCCAGGAAGCTGGTGGCCACTTGGTAGAGCAACGGGGTGAAATAGTTGTAGTTGTTTTTATCCACCAGGGTAACTTCGTAGTCCCGTGACCGGTAGAGCTGGCGGGCAAAGTTGAGGCCCGCAAATCCCCCGCCTATCAGCAGGATTCTCTTCTTGGTTTTATGCATGTGCCGTGGTTTGAGAAAGAAATGGAATTAAGTATCAGTAGCAGGTATTACGTCTTATAATTTACACCATTTTGCCCGTTTTACTTGCTACATAATACTTAATCCCTATGCAGCAGCCTTAAGCTTTTACCGGCTGCTGGCTGAACCAGGTTTTGAAGTCGATGGTGCCCAGGCGCGCGCCCTCGCTTGTAACCAGGGTATGGCTATCGATCTTTTCACCCCAGTATATTTCATCCGGGCCAGCCACGATGGGGCGTTTGTCGCCCACCAGCTGGAGGTATTTTCCGATCAGCTCGGACATGGCCACTTTTTCAGGACCGCCTATTTCCACCACGCCGTTCTTAGCAGGTTCCAGTATTATGTCAGTGAGCAGGCTGGCCACATCTGCCGCGGCTATGGGCTGGAAGGGGAACGTGCTCAGGTGGCATTCGCCGTTGATCATGCTGGCATCCGCAATGCCGCCGATGAACTCCATGAACTGGGTTGCGTGTACAATGGTGAAAGGAATACCGGAGTTGCGGATCAGTGTTTCCTGGGCCACTTTGGCACGGAAATAACCATTGTCCGGCATGCGTTCTACCCCCACGATGGAGAGGGCCACGTGTTTTTTTACGCTGGCTTTCAGTGCGGCCTTCAGCACGTTGGCGGTAGAGGTTTTGAAGAAATTCATAACGGCGCTGTCTTCAAAAGAAGGAGCGTTGGCCACGTCCACGGTAATGTCTGCTCCCTGCAGCACCTGGTCCAGCCCTTCGCCGGTGAGGGTGTCTACACCGGAAGAGGGGGATGCGGCAATGGCTTCATGTCCAAGTTGGGTGAGTTTGTTGACTACCTGTGAGCCGATACGGCCACTTCCGCCAATTACTACAATTTTCATACGTTGGTTGTTTAAAGTGCGTTAACACCAGGTTTAAAAATGCATTCAAATAAAACGGCGCCGTGCGTTGGAACTGAGCTTCAACGCATATCAGGTCCCCGTTGTGCCATGCGGTTTACAACCCGCGTGCCTGAGATGTAAGGTATTGATATACAGATTGTTGAGTAGTAGACGATATTTCGGATGCCACTGCTGGTCGTGGATACGCTTTGGAGGTGGCGAAATAAAGTGGGATGTAGTACTTTACTATCCTGCATTACATTTAACCATCTGCAAATTTCCTCTCCCATGTTCACCGAAAAAGAAATACTGGACCAACTGGATGAACCCTTCCTCGATCTGCATGCGCCTTCCGGCCCACCCTGGCTGGTGCCTCCAAGGGCACGGTCCCAACATACCTTCATGCTGGACCTGGAGCACGGCTATTTTGAAACAGCCGGCAGTTACATCCACCTCTTTGCAGATGAAGAACGCTGGGCCATTGTGATGGAGAAGACCGGTTACAACAACCGTAGTGATTATATTGAATCGGAGCTCGTATACTTTGGCAATTGCGTGGCGCAGGTTGGTGAATACAACATGTTGATGCTGCCTCTGATCGATACCTGGTTGCCGGACGATCTTCCATCGCTGGCCAGCATTGGCCATTTTCATTATGAAAGCGTGTACCAACCGGAAGTGCCGCCCAGTGCACAGGAAACTTACCAACGGTACATGGCTATGATAACCTCAAAGAATTTTATGCCCCTATACACAACCGGATGCATCGTTTAAAGACCCTGATACCAGGCTTACACTTTGCTGAGCGCCAGTGTTATTGACCAATGCGAGCCCCCGGAGATCCGGATTAAATTTTTTAATAACGACTTTTCACATGCTTTCCGCATGTGTAGTGGAGGAATGGATGTAAATGGAAAACCAGGCAGGGCGGAGCGCATTATCGCTCTTATTGACTTCCGTCTTCATTCTCCTTCAATATACAATAAATAAGGAATCCTGCCTACATAATGAAAGCGTATACAACACCTATAATCTTTAACACTGCATTCAGGTGGCAGTATTCAATATTGACTAATTACGGGCACTGGCGGCAGCCAAAACATCTCTGCACATTAAAATAGCATTAAGCAAAATCAGTAGTTGGCAAACCTATCTTGTAAAAAAAGTGGATTTTTCTTTTTTTATTCAATTTTTTTCTACCTTCATTACGCACTTGCTAGTGTTGTTTAGACCATCGGTTACTCTTAACGTCTGTTGTTTCGTTGTTGTTCAGCTCCTGTCGAGAACGTTATTCTTCAACCTGTCAGGCCTATTTCGATCAAACGCTCAGGTATCTTTACTGTATAATGTCAACCATTGAACAGGCGCCGGCCATGCCGGACCTGAACAGTATATTGTTTGTGTATGAGACTATGCATCGTCCTGTTATTCCTTCATATTTTCTGTGCCATAAACGCTTCTGTGTTTGCGATGAACGGTACTGTTGATTCTACCTTTAAACGCCAACATACGATCGCCTGGAAGGTAACGGGTAAACAATTGCAGCATCCCGGCTACCTGATCGGCACCTGCCATGCGGTAGGAAAGTCTTTCCTGGACAGCATTCCTGCCATCAGAGCCATTTTACAACAATCGCGTTGCCTGTTAACGGAACTATATCCATCTGATAATAGCGACGGTGTTACAACCACTACAGACATCCAGGCATTGCCACTGCTGGACAAGCGGCAGTATGCACTCATGGATTCTTTCTTCAAGGCCACCGCTGGCCCTACAGAAGGCCTGGACAACCCGGACGTGCTGCACATATCGGTCTATGATTTCATTGGCGGCATCCGCGAAATGTTGTTACGCAGGTCTGGTACGGCCGCCTTTGCACAAATGGACCGCGAACTTTATGAGTCGTTTCATGCAGCCGCGAAAGCAACGTATGCACTGGAGAAGGCAACAGACCTGTATTTTAGGCCGGGCGACACCGTTGCTGCAAAGGCTTTGCTGGACCGGTACATCAGCACGGTAAGCCAGTGGGACGAGTGGGACATTTCCAATCCGCAATCTGACATCGCAAAATTTATAAAACGGTACAAAACACTGCAGCTGGACTACCAGCTCAGCGCTACAGAACCCACAGCACTTTCACAACAATTCTCAAAAACGATTGCCAACAGAAATAAAAACTGGCTGCCAAAGATAGAGCACTATATGCAGCAGCAACCCACTGTAGTAGCGGTAGGCTTTTACCATCTTGCCTTTACGACCGGTCTTATCAACCTTCTTCGTGCAGACGGTTACAACGTAACGCCCGTCGCGCTTTAATGGGAATGTCTGATCTCGACCATAAATACCGTACAGAGGAAAAAGATCTACGGGCAGCCATCAGGGCAGAAGCCAAAAAGATCAGGGGCGTGACAGCGGAATGGGAAAATCTTTACGTACTGCGGTCGCCGGTTAATGGAAGGCTCTCATTCTTTAAAATCCTGACTACCCTGGAACAAAAAATGGCGGCGCTGCTGCACTACACCACGGAGTGGAAGCGCCTTTTCGGCGAGTCGCCGGATGACATGCTGGCAATGCTGAAGCTCAATATGGACCAGGAATTTACCAGGAACATTATTGGGAATACCTGTTTGCCGGCCAGGCGACCTGGATCAAACATGCTCTGGCGGTTTAATGCCACAACGCGTTAGTCTATAATATATTATTCATAATATCACCAGTGTTTCCAAAACATATACCAACCCAACCAATGATAAGTTGCGTTGTTTGCTGGTGTCAATTTGTAAAGCTGTCCACCTATTGGGCCGGTGTTTCCCATTTGCTCAAAGTGGAAAATTTTCTGCTACAATACAGAAAATTTTCACGACGTATACTTAAACAAAAAAGTGGCTGCATCTTTTTTGATGCAGCCACTTCATATGCTGTAAACCAGCCGGGGTGGTCAATAAACGCCTTCGTTAACGCTTGATCACCTTGAACGTTGTCGCCTGCCGTTCATTCTCTAACTTCAGCAGGTACATCCCTACCGGCACGCTCCCAATATTCTGGCTGATCCGTGTCTGCCCTTTCACATTCCATCTGCGGATCACCTTTCCCTGCATATCCACCAGCGAAAGTATTTTATACACCGGCTCTTTCACCTGCAGTGTGATCTGCCCGTTGGTAGGATTGGGATACAACGTTACGTTGTTCTTGTCCGCCGTTTCCACTACCGGTTTTAATTGGCTGTAAGCCGCCATCATAGCCTGCGATACGGCAGGGCTATCGGGTGGTGCCACCGCACAGTTGCTGATGCTGAACCAGTTGAATTTGAAATTACCGGATTGCACGTGGATGCCGGTATAGCTCAGCGCCGGCAACGTGATGGTGTCTGTTATCGTCTGCCATTTACCACCGGTGTTCGGAATATCATACACGCCAAAGTTATAGCCGCTATGGCCTACCCACAGCTTGGAGGCTACGGTGGATGATACGCGGAAGCTGATGGTGTAACGGCCTGCCACGGGCACTACGAGCGTGCTGTAGGCAAACCAGTCATTCGTCCACAGGTTCGTGTAGTCTTTGCCACCCCCCACATCCGTACAGTTTTCCAGGTACGGGTTGGAAGACTTGTTAGAGGCGCTTTCCGCTTCATATTTATGGTCTACTGTACAAGTATAAGCCGTGGTCACTACCGCGCTGGCACTGATGGCGCCTTGTGATACGGTGACACTGTCTGTGCCCGGGGTGCTGCCGGCGGTGAAAACACCGGTGTTCGAGATCGTATTACCAGCATTGTCTACTGTCCACACGGGCGTGAATGCCAATACGCTGTCACGCTGGTCGTAACCAATGGCGGTGAACTGCTGGGAGGCACCTACCGGCACAGTTACAGTATCTGGCGCCAGCGTAATGCGGGTCAGCACCGGCAGTGCGGTCACATGTGCGGTAGCCGTATCGGTGATGCCGGCTTCTGTAGCGGTGATCGTAAAATTGCCGGGCGCGGTGGCGGTAAATGCGCCGGTGCTGCTGATGCTGGCGCCCGTGCCGGATACAGACCATGTGGGGGATACGATGAACACACTGCTATCCTGTCCGCGGCCACTGGCGGTGAACTGTTGTATATCCCCGGTGTGCAGGTTCACCGTGGCGGGTTGTACATCCAGTTGTGCCAGTGTAATGGAGTCTGCGCGCACAAAGCGCAGCCAGTTGAAGTTCCAGCCATCTTTGTTGGCCTGTATGCGGATGGTTTTGTTGCCTGCCGGTAATTGGATGGGCAGGGAGGTCACCGTTTCCCAGTTCTGCCATCCGCCGCTGGCGGGCAGTGCCACGGTTTGCAGGGTTACAGCATCCATCATGATGTTGAGGCTCGACAAGCTGTTGGCCGCCACGCGGAACTGGATGCGATAGGCACCGCTATCCGGTACGGCGATGTCGTACTCGAACCAGGTGCCGGTGCCAATGTAGCTTACATCTGCACCACCGCCCACATCGGCCGTGGTTTCTGTGCAACAGGCATTGCTGTTACCAAATTGTTCGGCTTCAATTTTTGCGGGAATGGGTTTGTACGTCGCGGTCCTGGGCGTGGCATAGGCCACGGCAGTTTTGGTTACGCCGTTCACCGTGGCGGTGGCAGTGATGGTGGCGCTGTCATGCAGCGTGGCCAGGCCTGTTGTCGTAATGCTGTTGCCCGTTCCGGTAATGCTCCATACCGGTGTGATGTTCATGGGAAAGCCGTTCTGATCCAGCGCTTTGGCGGTATACTGCTGGGTAATGCCCGGCAGGAAAGAGATCGTGGCGGGTGTGAGGGTTACGGTATCCAGCACCGGCGTGCCCAGGCCTTTCTGGTAAACATGCACATAGTCTACCAGCATACTGTCTGGCCAGTCTGCATCCACGATGGTGCCGCCCATACCGCCACCTATGGAGATATTCAGGATCAGGAAAAACTTCTGGTCAAAGGGCCAGTCTTTCCAGTCGGTATGGGGGTTCGGGTAGGTGAGCACGTGGAGGTTGTCGTACCTGAATTCAATGGAATCGGCATTCCATTCCATGCTGTATACGTGGTACACCGTATCTACATCGGGTATTACTTTGGATGCGGACACCTGGCCCCCGTTGGTCCAGTTGCGGTTTTGGGTATGCACGGTGGATAACACTGTACCGAAGTTGTTGCCTACATGTTCCATTATATCCAGTTCCCCGCTCTTGGGCCAGGCGCCATATGCGCTGGTGGTGGGCATCAGCCAGATGGCCGGCCACGAGCCGCGTGCGCGGGGCAGCCTGGCCCTTACATCTACTTTGCCATATTGGAAATCCACTTTGTTCTGCGTGATCAGGCGGGCGGAAGACCATGGCTCAGTGGTAGTTCCATTGGGATAATCCTTTTTACCGGTGATCACCAGGTGGCCATTTCTTACGCGGGCATTGTCATGCGTGGCGTCGGTGTACACCTCCTGCTCCCCATTGATCCATCCTTTGGGCTGTGGGTCTATTTTCCATTTATTCACATCCGGCACACCGTCTATGCTGAATTCCTCATCAAAGATCATGGTCCAGTTAGGGTTCCCCTGGAACACTACGTTCCCTCTTGCCGTATAGGCGCTGGCGTTAGCACTGTCCAGTTCCTGGCCGGCGATGGTGAGTTTCAGGATGGCCCTCGAATAATTAACGGGTGAATTGCCGCTTAAGGAAAGTAGGGCCGTAGTGTCATTTACCCGCGTCACATGGCTGATGCTTACGCCGGAGGGTAGGTTGGTGGCCGTCCAGCCGGCAGGGTGCAGGGTATCGGCAAACGAGCCTCCATGTACCGTAGCGGTAAGCACGGCGCCGTTTTCCTGGCCCATGGCTATGCTGGTATCTTTGAGGGTAATGGCAGTAGGATTGGGCCCTTCTACCAGGTCAAAGTACAGGATGCCATTGGCTTTTTTGCCATCAATGAAATGCACCTCTATGCGGTTAAAATTGGTCCGCGTTTTCACGCTGGAGAAGTCGTACGTGGCTTGCTCCCATGTGTTGATGTGACTTGCCTTGTAGGTAAAGTACACCGCGGTGGCGTAGTCGTTGTTGTGCTGCAGTTTGAACATGATCTCATCCTGGGTGCTGGCATACACCAGCATGCGGAACTTACTGTTGGTAGAGAGATCAAAGGAATCAGAGAGGGTACAACCTGCGGTCATGTACTCAAAGCAGGTGGTGTCTTTGGTGAATTTGGCCACCAGCGGGCTGGTATTAAGGCCGGAAGGATTGGGATTGGCCACGCCAAATTGTACTTTGCCGGTTGCATTGTCGCCGGCATAGTAAGTCCATCTGCTGGAGCAGGGCCCGTGGCCTTCCATGTCATCGAGCAGGAGGTATTGTGCCTGCAGCCTGCCACATACGAGCACGCCGAGGAGCAACACAAAAAGTGTAGCGATGTTTTTCATAACGTTTCGTTTATCAGGATGAAGAAAAGCCAGCGCAGTGGGTGACTGCGCTGGCAGGTTATTATGGATAAATGGATGTTTGCATGGGGATACTGTTGTAAAGAAAGTTTATGCTACAGGTTTGGGTTCACGGCGGCGTCTACACCGGGTACGGGCATCCAGTAGTCCGCCTGGGTAATGGTACCATTGGGCTGCAGGTCTGCGGGGTCTTTGTCCGCATTGGCGGCAGCCACCAGGTCCAGTCTCACGAGGTCAAACCAGCGGTTCCATTCACCGGCAAATTCCCAGGCCCTTTCCTGCACCACGGCGGCTGCAAAATCGGCGCCGGACAGGCCTTTGGGGAGATCTGCAAGGCCGGCACGCTGGCGCACTGCATTCACGGCAGCATAGGCCTCATCACTGGGTGTACCGGTGGCCCTGGCCTGTGCTTCCGCATAAATGAGCAGCACGTGCGCATAGCGCAGCATGATCACCGGGTTGTTAGACATATAAGTGGCTTTGTCGCCGGCCTGCTGTATGGTGAACTTTTTATAGTAGGGATGCTTGGTAGTAGTAGACTGCCAGGGAATGGTGTTGCCATTCACTACAAATTCCGTGGAGAATGTATCATCCTTGCGCGGGCCAGCCGGGAAGTTGTTAAAGAACTTCAGTTCCGGGAAAAAGTCGCTCCAGCCACCCTGGTCTTCCGGCATGGTAGACAGGCCGTAGAAAGAGTTATAGGTAGACCATTGCCCGCGGGTGAACAGTGCAAATACATCTTCCACCGTACCGCCTACAAAGATCTTCAGGAAGCCGCCCTGGTACAGGTCAAAGCCGTAGGCGCCCTTGTTATCGATCACCTCTTTGGCCTTGGCGGCGGCCAGTGCATACTTTGAGTTGTCTTTCAGGGGCCAGCCGGCTTCTGTGAGGTACACATCTGCCAGCAGCGCTTTCACGGAGCCTTTGTTGGGCCGTCCCGGATCGCGTTTGGTGTTGGGTACCCATTCTTCCGCGTGGGCCAGGTCTGCTTCTATCAGCTTATAAATATCGGCAGGCTGGCTTTTGGTGAGGTGCAGGTAATCCGGTGAATAGATCTCAGACGGGATGATGGGCACCGGGCCCCACAGGCGGGTGAGCCAGTAGTAGCAAAGCGCGCGCAGGAAATAGGCTTCACCCACAATGGTATGGATAGTGGTTTCCGTACCATCCTGCACCTGGTCATAATTGTTGATGATATTTGTAGTGGACTGGATGGTTTTGTAACAACCCAGCCAGATGGGCGTCATCCTGCTGTTGAGCGAGGTAACATTAAAGCGGTCAAACTCGCGGAACTCTTCTTTGTTGGAGCCGGGATGCGTGGTAAGGTCATCGCCTCCCATGGTCATGGCTATCTGTGACACGGTGGTAAAGCCGCTGGTCCAGGGCACCATCAGGCTGCCGTAAGCACCGGTGAGGGCAGATTCCAGGCCGGCCTGGCTGCTCAATGCAGCATCACCGCCCACCAGTCCTTTAGGATGTTCCGTAAGCTCCTGTTTACAGCCAGCTGCCAGGAGCAGGCAAACCACCAGGTATATCTTTTTCATGTAAGGTCGTTTAGTCGTTTGCGTTATAGTTTAAAAACTGAGGGTGAGGCCACCGGTAAAGGTCTTTACATTCGGGTAGCTGCCAAAGTCAATGCCCTGGCGGATATCACCGTCAGATGAATTGGACTCGGGATCAATGCCGCTGTAACCGGTAAGTGTAAACAGGTTGGTGGCGCTTACAAATACCTTGATGGCCATGATGTTCTTCAGTTTGGATTTAGGGATGTCATAGGACAGGCTCACGTTCTTAAGCCGCACGAAATCTGCTTTTTCCAGGAAGCGGGTGCTCTGGGTAAAGTTGCGGTTAGTGCTGCTGAAGGCAGGAATATCGGAGGTTTCATTCACCCCGGGGATGTAGCGGTTCTTGATGTCTACCAGTGTTGCTTCGCGTGCATCGCCACCGTAGTACATGGCTGCCGCCTTGTTGTAGTTCAGGCGGTCAAAGCCCATGAGGCCCTGGAACAGCAGGTTCAGGGTAAACGCCTTGTAGGTAAAGGTGTTGTTCCAGCCAAGGGAAGTAGTGGGGATACCACATCCTATCACCCCATAATCGTTTGCATCTATGAGCCCGTCATCGTTCACATCCAGGTAGCGGGAGTCACCGGGCTTGGCGCCGTAGGTAGCGGCTTTGCCATCACCGGGCTTCCAGGTGCCCAGGTAAGTGAGGCCCCAGATGGAGCCGAGGGATTTGCCCGGCATTACTACAAACTCGGACTGGGGCGACATACCACCACCTATTTTACGCGTGTTCGGATCAAAGATCATGGTCCTGTTGTCACCGATGTACTTAACGCGGTTCCTGTTGAAAGACACGTTCAGCGAGGATTTCCAGCTGAAGTTGTTATGGGTGATCACGTCTCCCTCGATGGAAAATTCCCAGCCTTTGTTCTGCACTGTGCCCACGTTGCGGGTAATGCTGTTGCCGCCCAGGTAAAGGGGAAGTGTCTCCGTGAGCAGCAGGTCACGGGTATCTTTTACAAAATAGTCAGCAGTGATATTCACCCGGTCCCTGAACAGGCCGATGTCAATGCCTGCATCTTTCTGTTCGGTAGCTTCCCATTTCAGGTCCGGATTGCCAATGTTGTTGAGAATAATCCCGTTTTGGAAAGTGGAGCTGGTGAAAGAGGCAATACGGTTGGAATAGGAAGAAAAAGTACTGTAAGCGCTCACGGCCTGGTTACCGGTAAGGCCCCAGCTGCCACGCAGTTTCAGCATGCTGATGGCCGGTAAGTTTTCCATGAAAGGCTCGTTGGAGATCACCCAGCCTACAGATACGGAGGGGAAATAGCCAAACTTATTGCTGCCCTGGAAGCGGGAAGAACCATCGCGGCGGATCGCGGCAGAAATGAGGTACTTGTCTTTATATCCATAATTCACGCGGCCTACCAGGGAAAACAGGCTGGCCTTGGAATAGCCGGAAGCCGGGCTGCCGGGTGTGCCCAGCGCCAGGTTATTCCATTGGAAATTTTCATAGGTAAGGTTAGACGCGCCGGCAGCTGCATATTCCAGGGACGACTGCTGGTATTCCGTTACCGCTGTGATATCCAGGCTGTGCACATCTTGGAACAGGTGGTGGTAGTTCAGCGTGTTGGTGTTTTGCAGGCGTAGTTCTTTGTTGGAGCGCACACTGGCGGTGGAAGTACCGGAATTGGTGGTCTTACCGCCAAAGGATTTATTCGTGTATTCGTTATAGTTACCCCCGTACTGTACGTTCAGGCTCAGGCCATCCAGGATGTTGAAGCGGAAACCGCCTATCAGGTTGGCCAGCATGCGGTCTGTAACTGCCAGCCGGTCCGTGGTAAGGGCCACCGGGTTGTAGAAGATGGAGCCCACCGGGTCGGAAACGGTGTACTTGCCGTTAGCCTGGTATACCGGTACCGTGGGAGACCACGTGATAGCCTGTGCCAATGGGCTGCTGGCGCCATCGGCGGGAATATCCGTGTTTTGAGAAGTGCTGTAAGAGCCGGTGATGTTCAGGAAGGTGGATACCCATTTGGAAAGGTTGGCGTTGATGTTGGAACGCAGCGTGTAGCGTTTGTAGAAAGAATTTTGGATCACACCATCCTGGTCCAGGTAGTCACCGGAAATAAAGTAGCCGGATTTGTCCGTGCCGCCGGAAAGGCTCAGCTGGTACTCCTGTGCGGGCGCGGTGCGGAAGATCTCATTCTGCCAGTTGGTGCCGCCATTGGCGCGGTATTGGGCTATCTGCGCGTCCGTAAAAGGTTTGGTGGTGCCCACGGCGGTGGCATGTGCATTGGCCGTTTCGGCATAGTCGCCGGCGTCCAGCAGGTCCAGTTTTTTGATCACGGTAGAAGAGGAGAGACGGCTGGTGAAATCCACTTTCACCGCCCCTTTGCCGCCTTTTTTGGTAGTAACGATGATCACACCGTTTGCACCACGGCTACCAAAGATGGCAGTGGCCGAGGCGTCTTTCAGCACATCAATGGAGGCAATGTCATTGGGATTGATGGAAGCAAAGTCTGCCCCCACAAACCCATCCACCACGTATAGGGGGCTGTTGTCGCCGTTGATAGAGTTGGAGCCGCGTATGCGGATGCGCACGGCGCCCCCGGGTGAACCGGCAGAATTGGTCACCTGTACACCGGCGGCCCGGCCTTGCAGTACCTGGTCCAGGCGGTTTACCGGCTGGTCTTTAAAATCCGCTGCGCTTACAGATGAAATGGAATTGGAAAGATCGCCGCGGCGCTGTTCTCCATAACCCACTACCACGAGTTCATTCATTTTGGAGGCCATGGGTTGCAGTACTACCGGCAGGTTACTTTTGCCTGCCACGGCTACTTCCGTTCTGGTATAACCAATGGAAGAAACCACCAGCACCGCGTTGTCATCTGCCACTTTAATGGCGTACTCGCCATTCTCATTGGTCACCACGCCATGGTTGGTACCTTTTACCTGCACGGTTACGCCCGGCAGCGGCTCTCCCTTTTCGTTGGTGATGCGGCCCTTGATCTCCTTGTCCGGCGCTGCATCTGCGGGCGCTGCCTGCCCTTCCTTACGCTTGATGATAATGATCTTATCCGTAATGGTGTAGGTAAGCGGCTGGCCCTGGAAGCAGGCATCCAGCGCATCCTGCAGGGGGGCATCTTTCAGCTGCAGGCTTTGCACTTTCTTGCTGTGCTGCAGTTGCTCATCCGTGTACAGGAAAGTGTAGCCCGTTTGCTGCTGTATCGCTTTAAATACCTTGTCGAGAGATGTATTGCGTTGGGAAAGGGTAACTGTTTGTGAATACCCGGCCGCATGTACCTGCAGCAGGGTAATGGTCATCAAAAGCACCGTTAGTTTCATGATCAGTAACGTTTTGGCTGATAATCGTGGAATCCATCGGGGCCAGGCATAACATCCCCGGCCGCTTTGGGAAAGAAGCGTCAATAGCATACATTTGTATGGTTTGGGTGAAATAATGATAATTGTCTACGCGATTGTGATTACAGGCCCGGACTTCAGCCGGTGCGGTGCAACGCCCCGGCTTTTTTGTGCCTGTATGGCTGGTAAGATTTGGTTTCAGGGACTCATTAGTGCGTGGAATTTTTTATAACGTGGCAGAAAAAAATTGTCAGGGCGATACGATCAGTTGCTTCCCTTTGATCTCAAAATGTACTTCCCCGGTCAGTTCCATCATTTTTAAGACCTGCGATACCGGTACGTTCCTGGGTATGATGCCCCGAAAGTGCGCCAGCACCGGCGCTTTGTATACAACGTCCACATCGTACCAGCGCGAAATGAGGCGCATGGCGGATTGTATGTCATTGCCCGCCAGTTGCAGGTAGCCATTTTTCCAGGCGGTAGCTTCTTCTGTGTTTACTTCTTCTATAGTAAGATGGCCGGCCGTTTTGTCCAGCAGCGCGCCCTGCCCCGGGTGTAGCTGCTTGTTATTGTCATGGCTGCTTACCCGCACGGCGCCTTCCAGCAGCGTGGTGCGCACCTCCGGCTCATCTTCATACGCCATGATGTTAAAGTGGGTTCCCAGCACCGCTACATCCATGCTATCTGCACCGGTCAGCACATTTACATGAAAGGGATGGTTGGCATTGCCGGCTACTTCAAAATAGGCTTCGCCCTGCAGGGTTACCCGCCGTTCCGTACCGGTAAAGGCAACGGGGTATTGCAGGGTACTGGCGGCATTGAGCCATACTTGGGTGCCATCGGGCAGTGTTACCTGGAACTGGCCACCACGGGGCGTGCGCAAGGTGTTGAAGGGCGCGGGGGCGTTGTTGTTGCCAGTTTGCCGGTAGGTCAGTTGTCCGGCGCCGGGGCTCACCACCTGGGTATTGCCCTGCCGGGGCAGCGTGCTGCCACCGGTGCTGTCCAGCGGCACCTGCGTACCGTCTGCCAGCGTAAGCATGGCGCGGTTGCCACCGGGGGCCACATCCTGCACCGCTGTTA
Proteins encoded:
- a CDS encoding NAD(P)/FAD-dependent oxidoreductase gives rise to the protein MHKTKKRILLIGGGFAGLNFARQLYRSRDYEVTLVDKNNYNYFTPLLYQVATSFLEPASISYPFRKLLRKKSVKFRMGAVVKADPVQHTVTLNDGAVLAYDYLVFAAGTKTNFFENESARRHAFPLKGIDDALFMRNELIRGLERASIETNPVLRKRMLTTVIAGGGPTGVEMAGMLAELRKFMLRKDYPEIDPQETAIYIVDASPNLLAPMSDKSHERAYRTLEKLGIIIKLNTRVLKFEYGQVHLSTGEVIGAHSLIWATGVTAEVFDGVAPQALGRGNRMITDAVGRVQGYEDVFAIGDISIQLTDKAFPNGHPQLAQPAIQQGKTLGRNFKRLARGKPMQPFKYFDRGEMAIIGRRTAMADLFKHRLHVGGILGLFSWLFIHIASLVNYNNMIRTFYSWLVAYSTRDQVLRMIFRSESQDHRS
- a CDS encoding SDR family oxidoreductase codes for the protein MKIVVIGGSGRIGSQVVNKLTQLGHEAIAASPSSGVDTLTGEGLDQVLQGADITVDVANAPSFEDSAVMNFFKTSTANVLKAALKASVKKHVALSIVGVERMPDNGYFRAKVAQETLIRNSGIPFTIVHATQFMEFIGGIADASMINGECHLSTFPFQPIAAADVASLLTDIILEPAKNGVVEIGGPEKVAMSELIGKYLQLVGDKRPIVAGPDEIYWGEKIDSHTLVTSEGARLGTIDFKTWFSQQPVKA
- a CDS encoding DUF7003 family protein, which gives rise to MFTEKEILDQLDEPFLDLHAPSGPPWLVPPRARSQHTFMLDLEHGYFETAGSYIHLFADEERWAIVMEKTGYNNRSDYIESELVYFGNCVAQVGEYNMLMLPLIDTWLPDDLPSLASIGHFHYESVYQPEVPPSAQETYQRYMAMITSKNFMPLYTTGCIV
- a CDS encoding TraB/GumN family protein, which encodes MNGTVDSTFKRQHTIAWKVTGKQLQHPGYLIGTCHAVGKSFLDSIPAIRAILQQSRCLLTELYPSDNSDGVTTTTDIQALPLLDKRQYALMDSFFKATAGPTEGLDNPDVLHISVYDFIGGIREMLLRRSGTAAFAQMDRELYESFHAAAKATYALEKATDLYFRPGDTVAAKALLDRYISTVSQWDEWDISNPQSDIAKFIKRYKTLQLDYQLSATEPTALSQQFSKTIANRNKNWLPKIEHYMQQQPTVVAVGFYHLAFTTGLINLLRADGYNVTPVAL